A single genomic interval of Salvelinus namaycush isolate Seneca chromosome 41, SaNama_1.0, whole genome shotgun sequence harbors:
- the LOC120034428 gene encoding calmodulin-regulated spectrin-associated protein 3-like isoform X1, translating into MVDSNATRKTFVVPDIKPLDLYDCTRAKICASVGWLLAKSYGNAEHVPVELRELFYCDQYEQEHLKPPVTRLLLSSELYCRTYGLLQGDQGGPGAPKDNATLLQLLANRGVAPKDQDVPVSDVDLRHKPIKMSAHLAVMDALMSLGAMEMVSAVRMSGAAAGEELLGGVGGASWENTLLHWVNGLNQRLREKTEGAQGDPSQDSTEPQPVQPSIRYRTDKTLSKQKPTFPVVTEVKDLSNGCAIAAIIHYYCPSLLRLEDVCMKESMAVADSLYNLQLIREFCDSCLKSCCPLVLEDLLYTPQELQVNMMSFLAELLGWFEVRRPEFVQPLNTTDASALLKPTSLSNNSGSPSIFKKPFLPISSPVSPGPAPSHHLGYLTQSASMSHVEGAGRTWTKKPFSRTLSSAVSFSIPFGLDSDVDVVMGGAITRSVSSDNVAPSQTVTCVPYTPPEDLSHLLSKPPGSHRGSWATQSSSVVPMLLKENGLGEGDGDGELPTIEEALQIIHNEGKMEPRLHPDGAADGFFLHSPDDPASARHNGRATHPSHPPNPIPLSCSAPSRSGMMYHPHLPMGGKTQPPREQPSFSRTRHTSEGSRDDDSVLRDGSMDSDASEDLLLLPNGQSTPAVHTRGRGGDDDALDSGVGMTSFAELKKKPSTVGESPKSGGASSSEPVASAATAPMTSWVDQPQKSKEESPNKRPGLTTEMSELGARLEEKRKAIEAQKKRIEAIFAKHRQRLGKSAFLQLKKEQGEGEREEEGGQISTSATEEDLRGLTLEERLSRVEDEEQQEAQQQENRRPSVEQEGNVKPSSHLDNKQASLPRREKGAGAAGPGGEQVGVVGHQPAPLGDYNNAVSKLNAALSSLQSDMQRLSEQQNQLIRKKPVAPSSNKSWAILPSLKSSAPPSTRMSRASTLRDLSSVSSSPSSPRRNATSPTRTSKSPQVQRRAQSVPPKSPKHQATHYHHARPQDLKVPGLSRVLTPPQNVDTIPHLRRASPWQCRDQNSSTFNISSAPSPSSAPTPTPRALSLALDDNMSDAGSNEDQSIFSINLDTTTSQASGRKERVGCGSSGAPSECSFESDVPAAGVFNGKRSSLIEISLSALRGDEDDLSVMDDSMSDVTEPEMKGGVGFFFKDGKVRPEDEMAQRKAALMEKQQKRAEEMKRRRLDQEEKSQKEHAIRPEWFNIEGWGDKSGGEDQPRTPGTPSSDSTTQRRDTFTRQEYERRQQLKIMEDLDKVLRQKPTTVRGVKKQRPRTMFRDDSVLSRSPTKGLMGSKLNKVYSHSTMNLSSMANDTGNSGTLAVRKSPSRSHSPSRLMSPGRMAIQNGEKDWENASTASSPPSIPEYTGPKLYKEPSFKSNKFIIHNAISRCCLAGKVNEQQKNKIVEEMEKCQANHFLILFRDSSCQFRAIYTMNPEIEEMVRLTGIGPRVISPAMVESIYKYSSDRKQFTTIPSKTMSMSVDAFTIPGHLWQSKRPGTPKKLGTPN; encoded by the exons AGTGCCCACCTGGCGGTGATGGATGCCCTGATGTCGTTGGGCGCCATGGAGATGGTGAGCGCAGTGAGGATGTCTGGTGCGGCGGCAGGGGAGGAGCTTCTGGGTGGAGTGGGAGGAGCCAGCTGGGAGAACACCCTTCTCCACTGGGTGAACGGG ttgaatcagaggctgagagagaaaacagagggtGCGCAGGGTGACCCATCTCAGGACAGCAcagagccacagcctgttcagcCTTCG ATCCGCTACAGAACGGATAAGACGCTGTCTAAACAGAAGCCTACGTTTCCGGTGGTGACTGAAGTCAAAGACCTCTCCAACGGTTGTGCCATCGCTGCTATTATACACTACTACTGCCCCAGCCTGTTGCGACTAGAGG ATGTGTGTATGAAGGAGTCCATGGCGGTGGCAGACAGCCTGTACAACCTGCAGCTGATCCGAGAGTTCTGTGACAGCTGTCTGAAGAGCTGCTGCCCCCTGGTGTTGGAGGACCTGCTCTACACCCCACAGGAGCTCCAG GTCAACATGATGAGTTTCCTAGCAGAGCTGCTGGGTTGGTTTGAGGTACGGAGGCCAGAGTTTGTTCAGCCTCTGAACACCACTG ATGCTTCTGCACTGCTCAAGCCAACCAGTTTGAGCAATAATAG CGGCTCGCCTTCCATCTTCAAGAAGCCATTCCTGCCCATCTCCTCACCAGTGTCGCCAGGGCCTGCGCCATCCCATCATTTAG gataTCTGACTCAGTCTGCCTCCATGTCTCATGTAGAGGGAGCTGGGAGAACATGGACCAAGAAGCCTTTCAG TCGTACCCTGTCCTCAGCCGTGTCATTTAGCATTCCCTTCGGCCTGGACAGCGACGTGGACGTCGTGATGGGCGGAGCCATCACCCGCTCGGTCAGCTCTGACAACGTGGCCCCCAGCCAGACTGTGACCTGCGTGCCCTACACCCCCCCAGAGGACCTTAGCCACCTGCTCAGCAAGCCCCCTGGCTCCCACAGAGGCTCCTGGGCCacccagagctcctctgtggtgcCCATGCTGCTGAAGGAGAACGGCCTGGGAGagggggacggggacggggagcTGCCCACCATCGAGGAGGCCCTGCAGATCATCCACAACGAGGGCAAGATGGAGCCCCGGCTCCACCCCGATGGGGCAGCCGACGGATTCTTCCTGCACTCGCCCGATGACCCGGCCAGCGCCAGACACAACGGCCGCGCCACTCACCCCTCCCACCCGCCTAACCCCATACCCCTCAGCTGTTCCGCCCCATCCCGCTCTGGGATGATGTACCACCCCCACCTCCCCATGGGGGGCAAGACGCAGCCACCCAGGGAGCAGCCCTCCTTCTCCCGTACCCGACACACCTCGGAGGGCTCGCGGGACGACGACTCGGTGCTGAGGGACGGGAGCATGGACTCTGACGCCTCTGAGGACCTCCTTCTCCTTCCTAATGGCCAGTCCACGCCTGCTGTCCACACCAGAGGCCGTGGAGGGGACGACGACGCGCTGGACAGTGGCGTGGGGATGACCAGCTTTGCTGAGCTCAAGAAGAAACCGTCGACAGTGGGCGAATCACCTAAAAGTGGCGGCGCCAGCAGCAGCGAACCCGTCGCCTCGGCAGCAACGGCTCCGATGACCAGCTGGGTGGACCAGCCCCAGAAGTCGAAAGAGGAGAGCCCCAATAAGCGCCCTGGACTGACAACCGAGATGTCCGAGCTGGGAGCCCggctggaggagaagaggaaggccaTCGAGGCCCAGAAGAAACGTATTGAGGCCATCtttgccaagcaccgtcagagacTGGGCAAGAGCGCCTTCCTGCAGTTGAAGAAggagcagggagagggggagagagaggaggagggcggCCAAATCAGCACCTCCGCCACAGAGGAGGACCTCAGGGGGCTGACGCTAGAGGAAAGGTTGTCTCGCGTGGAGGACGAGGAGCAGCAGGAGGCGCAGCAGCAAGAGAACCGGCGCCCCTCAGTGGAGCAGGAGGGGAACGTCAAACCTTCATCACACCTGGACAACAAGCAAGCCTCCTTACCCAGAAGGGAGAAGGGTGCAGGGGCGGCAGGGCCAGGAGGAGAACAGGTTGGGGTGGTAGGGCATCAGCCAGCGCCCTTGGGGGATTACAACAACGCCGTATCAAAGCTGAACGCGGCACTAAGCTCCCTGCAGAGCGACATGCAGCGCCTCTCCGAACAACAGAACCAACTCATCAGGAAGAAGCCCGTCGCTCCCTCCAGCAACAAGTCCTGGGCGATTTTGCCCAGTCTCAAATCCTCGGCCCCTCCCTCGACCCGCATGTCCCGCGCGTCCACCCTCCGTGAcctttcctctgtctcctcttccccctcGTCACCCCGCCGCAACGCCACCAGTCCCACCAGAACATCCAAGTCGCCCCAGGTCCAGCGCCGGGCCCAGTCGGTGCCTCCCAAGAGCCCCAAGCACCAGGCCACCCACTACCACCACGCCCGCCCCCAGGACCTCAAAGTGCCGGGCCTGTCGCGCGTGCTCACCCCCCCTCAGAATGTTGACACTATCCCCCACCTGCGCCGCGCCTCCCCCTGGCAGTGCCGGGACCAGAACTCTTCCACCTTCAACATCAGCTCTGCCCCCAGCCCTTCCTCCgccccaacccccaccccccGGGCCCTGTCGCTGGCCCTGGATGACAACATGTCGGACGCCGGCTCAAACGAGGACCAGAGCATCTTCAGCATCAACCTGGATACCACCACATCTCAGGCCTCGGGGAGAAAGGAGCGTGTGGGTTGTGGGAGCTCTGGGGCGCCCTCAGAGTGCTCGTTTGAGAGTGATGTTCCGGCGGCGGGGGTGTTTAATGGCAAGCGCAGCAGCCTGATCGAGATTTCTCTATCGGCCTTGCGCGGGGACGAGGATGACCTGAGTGTCATGGACGACTCCATGAGCGATGTGACCGAACCCGAGATGAAGGGAGGGGTCGGCTTCTTCTTTAAG GATGGCAAGGTGCGGCCGGAGGACGAAATGGCCCAGAGGAAAGCAGCCCTGATGGAGAAACAGCAGAAAAGGGCGGAGGAGATGAAGAGACGCAGACTGGATCAGGAGGAGAAGAGCCAGAAAGAGCATGCGAT CCGACCTGAGTGGTTTAACATCGAGGGCTGGGGAGACAAGAGTGGAGGTGAGGACCAGCCCCGGACCCCCGGTACCCCCTCTTCGGATAGCACGACCCAGCGGAGAGACACCTTCACCAGGCAGGAGTACGAGCGGAGGCAGCAGCTGAAGATCATGGAGGATCTGGACAAGGTGTTGCGGCAGAAGCCCACCACGGTGCGTGGCGTGAAGAAGCAGAGACCCAGGACCATGTTCCGGGATGACTCTGTACTTTCCCGCAGCCCCACCAAGGGATTAATGG gCTCCAAACTCAACAAGGTCTATTCCCACTCTACCATGAACCTGTCCTCAATGGCTAACGACACTGGCAACAGCGGGACACTGGCCGTCAGGAAATCTCCCAG CCGATCTCACTCCCCCTCAAGGCTGATGTCACCAGGACGAATGGCCATTCAGAACGGAGAGAAGGACTGGGAGAACGCCTCCACGGCCTCGTCTCCCCCCTCCATTCCAGAATACACCG GGCCCAAGCTGTACAAGGAGCCCAGCTTCAAGTCCAACAAGTTCATCATCCACAACGCCATCTCCCGCTGCTGCCTTGCCGGCAAGGTTAACGAACAGCAGAAAAACAAGATTGTAGAG GAGATGGAGAAGTGCCAGGCCAAccacttcctcatcctcttccGTGACTCCAGCTGTCAGTTCCGGGCCATCTACACCATGAACCCAGAGATCGAGGAGATGGTGCGCCTAACGGGCATCGGGCCTCGTGTCATCAGCCCTGCCATGGTGGAGTCCATATACAAGTATAGTTCGGACCGCAAACAGTTCACCACCATCCCATCCAAGACCATGTCCATGAGCGTCGATGCCTTCACCATCCCCGGGCACCTGTGGCAGAGCAAGCGCCCGGGGACCCCCAAGAAGCTGGGGACCCCCAACTAA